From the Psychrobacter sp. P11F6 genome, the window ACCATAATCGGTTACTGCCGAGGTCACTTTACCACCAAAGTTTTTGAAAAAACTCACACCTTTAGCGCCAATGACTGCAAACTCAGTTTGTACAGATTGGTCTTGATACTGCTGGATACTCTTAGATAAAGCTTTGAATAAGTTAATATTCAAACCACCCGCCAGACCGCGATCAGAGGTAATGACAATATAGCCAACCTTATTGACTGGACGCGAGACCATATACGGATGTTTATAGTCTGATGAGGCATGCACCAAATGTGAAATAACCCGGCGCATACTATCAGCATACGGGCGACCCACTTCCATGCGCTCTTGGGCACGGCGCATTTTACTTGCCGCAACCATTTGCATAGCACGAGTAATTTTTTGGGTGCTTTTAATACTGGTGACTTTGGCACGTATCTCTTTTAAGCTTGCCATAATGATTCCAATATAAGAGGGTTAAAAAGCATTGGCGCATGCGACAATTATTTAGTATATAACATCAATCTAACAGATTAATGTTATATATTTTGTGCATGACGCGATCTAATACCGTCAATGGTTAGAACAGTGGCGCTACTGTCTTAATAAAAAAATACAAGACAATGCGCCACTTTATTAGCCATCAAAGACAGCCATAACCAATTCGGCTTAACCCGTTAAATTAATAACTGTGATTTTGTTTAAAGGTCTCTAAAGATGACTTCAAACGACCTGCGATATCATCATTATAATTCGCAGTATCATCAATTTCACGCATCAATTCACTTTGCTCATCATGCATATAGCGTAAGTAAGCTTCTTCAAAAGAACCGATTTTTTCAACAGGAACGTCCGCTAAAAAGCCTTCATTCGATGCATAGATAACTGCAGCTTGCTCAGAGATTGACATCGGCTGATACTGCTTCTGCTTCATCAATTCAGTCACACGCTCACCATGATCAAGCTGTTCGCGAGTCGCGTCATCAAGATCTGAGGCAAACTGAGCAAAGGCAGCCAGTTCACGATACTGAGCCAGTGCAGTACGGATACCACCAGATAGCTTTTTGATGATCTTAGTCTGAGCTGCCCCGCCCACACGAGATACCGAGATACCAGCGTTAACTGCTGGACGGATACCTGAGTTGAATAGGCTTGATTCTAAGAAAATCTGACCATCGGTGATTGAAATCACGTTAGTCGGTACGAATGCAGATACGTCACCAGCTTGGGTTTCAATAATTGGCAGTGCGGTTAAAGAACCGGTTTTACCAACTACTTCACCATTAGTGAACTTTTCTACGTACGCCGCGTTTACGCGTGATGCACGCTCAAGTAAACGTGAATGTAAATAGAATACATCACCAGGATACGCTTCACGACCTGGCGGACGACGTAGCAATAGTGAAATTTGACGATAAGCAACGGCTTGTTTTGATAAGTCATCAAATACGATCAATGCATCTTCACCGCGGTCACGGAAGTATTCGCCCATCGTACAACCTGAATACGGTGCGATATACTGTAGTGCGGCAGGCTCTGATGCTGATGCAACCACAACCGTGGTATATGCTAATGCACCAGTTTGCTCAAGCTTGCGTACGACGTTTGCAATGGTAGAACGTTTCTGACCGATTGCGACGTATACACACTTGATACCAGATGATTTCTGCGCGATGATCGCATCGATAGCCATCGCGGTTTTACCCGTCTGACGGTCACCAATGATAAGCTCACGCTGACCACGACCAATTGGAATCATAGTATCAACGGCTTTATAACCCGTCATTACTGGTTGATCTACTGACTGACGATCAATAACGCCTGGGGCGATTTTTTCGACTTTGTCAGTCATTTTGGCATCGATAGGACCTTTGCCATCAATAGGATTTCCCAAGGCGTCAACAACACGGCCTAGCAGCTCAGGACCTACTGGTACTTCAAGAATACGACCAGTACAATAGGCTTTTTGACCTTCTTGCAGCTTTAGGTAATCACCAAGTACTACCGCGCCGACAGAATCACGCTCTAAGTTAAGCGCCATTCCATAGATTTCGCCTTCAAACTCAATCATTTCGCCGTACATGGCATCTTCAAGACCATGAATCTGCACGATACCGTCAGATACTTTGACAATCGTGCCTTCATTCTTTGCAGTTGCACCCGCATCAAGGTCTTGAATACGCTGCTTAATCAGGTTACTGATTTCCGCTGGATTCAATTGTTGCATTGCCTTGTTTCCTTTAATTTATGATAACCCGCCCACTGACTTAAATGCTCTTACTTTCACGCAGATCATAGATGACTGCGCTGGTAAATGGCATTAGGCCGTTAGCTGTGTTTTTAACTGTTGTAACTTGCCGCGCATCGAATCATCAATGATTTTGTCACCGACTTTGATGGTAGCGCCTGCCAATAGACTTGGATCGACCGACTCATGAATCACCACACTAGCATTTAACGATGCAGCAAGGCGCGTTTGAAGCATTTCACGCTGAGCGTCAGTCAATGGATAGGCAGAAGTCACGTAAGCATCAAGCTGCTTTAAGCTTATTGCCTTGTGGCGGCGATAATGCTCATAAACTTCAGGAAGCAGCGCCAGACGCTCTTGCTGCGCCAACTGCTTAATAAAATTATTGAGCGCTGGTGACACTTTAGGATAGCTAATACTATTACCATAACGAGAGCCTTTGCTCTCGCCTAGTAGCTGTTTAAAAGCAGAGTCGCTATCACCAGCCACTTGTGAGTCATAAAGATCAACCAAAGCAGCTGACTTATGCTCAGCCGTAACGGCTGGATTTTCTAGCCATGTACGGAACGCTTTGTCATTGACAATTGCACTGGCGACAAACAAGAAATTTTCCCACTCGTTTACGGCCCCGTTTTCGTTGGCATAGTCAAACGCGGCTTTAGCGTAGGGTCGTGCTAAGGTTGATAAGTCAGCCATTATATCCTCACAGTTACAGCTTTGCCGCCAGTTGGTCTAACATACTGGCATGTTTTTGCACATCGACTTTATCTTGCAAAATCTTTTCTGCACCAAGTACAGCCAGTTCAGCAACTTGGGCACGTAATGATTCACGCGCTTGATTGATTTCTTGGTCGATAGACGCTTGCGCTTGTTGACGAATGCGCTCGCCTTCCACTTGAGCCTGCATTTTTGCATCTTCGACAAGCTGGTTGGCACTCTTGTTCGCTTGCTCGATTAAAGCAGCAGCTTTGGTCTTTGCAAGATCAAGCTCCTGCTGGACGTCTTGCTCAGCGGTCGCCAGATCTGCTTTTGCTTTTTCTGCGGCATTCAGGCCTTCAGCAATTTTACGCTGACGCTCATTGATGGCACCAATAAGTGGTGGCCACACGAATTTCATGCAGAACATCACAAAGATTGCAAAAGCAATGGCTTGACCGATGAGGGTAGAATTGATATTCACGTGATCACCTCTTTGTTAATGAAAAATCAGTTTCATTGATCATATTTGATAGCCAAACTTTGGCTATGGTTAAGATACAAACTTTGACTACCAAACATTT encodes:
- a CDS encoding F0F1 ATP synthase subunit delta, with the translated sequence MADLSTLARPYAKAAFDYANENGAVNEWENFLFVASAIVNDKAFRTWLENPAVTAEHKSAALVDLYDSQVAGDSDSAFKQLLGESKGSRYGNSISYPKVSPALNNFIKQLAQQERLALLPEVYEHYRRHKAISLKQLDAYVTSAYPLTDAQREMLQTRLAASLNASVVIHESVDPSLLAGATIKVGDKIIDDSMRGKLQQLKTQLTA
- a CDS encoding F0F1 ATP synthase subunit B, with the translated sequence MNINSTLIGQAIAFAIFVMFCMKFVWPPLIGAINERQRKIAEGLNAAEKAKADLATAEQDVQQELDLAKTKAAALIEQANKSANQLVEDAKMQAQVEGERIRQQAQASIDQEINQARESLRAQVAELAVLGAEKILQDKVDVQKHASMLDQLAAKL
- the atpA gene encoding F0F1 ATP synthase subunit alpha translates to MQQLNPAEISNLIKQRIQDLDAGATAKNEGTIVKVSDGIVQIHGLEDAMYGEMIEFEGEIYGMALNLERDSVGAVVLGDYLKLQEGQKAYCTGRILEVPVGPELLGRVVDALGNPIDGKGPIDAKMTDKVEKIAPGVIDRQSVDQPVMTGYKAVDTMIPIGRGQRELIIGDRQTGKTAMAIDAIIAQKSSGIKCVYVAIGQKRSTIANVVRKLEQTGALAYTTVVVASASEPAALQYIAPYSGCTMGEYFRDRGEDALIVFDDLSKQAVAYRQISLLLRRPPGREAYPGDVFYLHSRLLERASRVNAAYVEKFTNGEVVGKTGSLTALPIIETQAGDVSAFVPTNVISITDGQIFLESSLFNSGIRPAVNAGISVSRVGGAAQTKIIKKLSGGIRTALAQYRELAAFAQFASDLDDATREQLDHGERVTELMKQKQYQPMSISEQAAVIYASNEGFLADVPVEKIGSFEEAYLRYMHDEQSELMREIDDTANYNDDIAGRLKSSLETFKQNHSY